Proteins encoded within one genomic window of Candidatus Baltobacteraceae bacterium:
- a CDS encoding glycosyltransferase family 4 protein: MVSLPEHVVLLSFEGPDPYSMVGGLGTRVAELSAALADAGIDTTLVFVGDPAKPPAERVGPHLEYRRWCQWISEYHPGNVYDGEHGKSDDFKVSVPPFVVESIVRPAAERGERVLVIAEDWQTAPAAIELDRMLRVAGLRNSAILQWNANNTYGFDAMNWGALTNAATVTTVSRYMKFELRARGIDSLVIPNGIPERLIGGPPQDLIQAAGEALAARPLFVKVGRYDEDKRWMQALEAFALVRQRHPRATLVVRGGREPYGETIFARARALGLDIEDARAESREPQALLEKLAASTAPIVNIRSYVPEELLFALYHIADAVLANSGKEPFGLVGLEVMAAGGLAVTGSTGEDYAQQFENAIVCDTGDGRELAAYLDVILGDAVLARSIRIAGEATAEHFTWPIVLDVLARKLEF, encoded by the coding sequence ATGGTTTCTTTACCGGAACACGTCGTACTGTTATCGTTCGAAGGCCCCGATCCGTACTCGATGGTCGGAGGCCTCGGGACGCGCGTCGCCGAGTTGAGCGCGGCGCTGGCGGATGCGGGGATCGATACGACGCTGGTCTTTGTCGGCGATCCTGCCAAACCGCCGGCGGAGCGCGTCGGGCCGCACCTCGAGTATCGGCGGTGGTGTCAGTGGATTTCGGAGTATCATCCCGGGAACGTTTACGACGGCGAGCACGGCAAGAGCGACGATTTCAAGGTGAGCGTGCCGCCGTTCGTGGTGGAATCGATCGTGCGTCCGGCGGCAGAGCGCGGCGAACGCGTGCTCGTCATCGCCGAAGATTGGCAAACGGCGCCGGCGGCGATCGAGCTCGATCGCATGCTGCGCGTCGCAGGACTGCGCAATAGCGCGATCCTGCAGTGGAACGCCAATAATACGTACGGCTTCGACGCAATGAACTGGGGCGCGCTGACGAATGCGGCTACCGTGACGACGGTGAGTCGTTACATGAAGTTCGAGCTGCGGGCGCGCGGAATCGATTCGCTGGTGATTCCCAACGGCATTCCCGAACGGCTTATCGGCGGACCGCCGCAAGACCTCATACAAGCCGCCGGCGAGGCGCTCGCGGCGCGGCCGCTCTTCGTGAAAGTCGGGCGCTACGACGAAGACAAACGGTGGATGCAGGCGCTCGAAGCGTTCGCGCTCGTTCGGCAGCGGCATCCGCGAGCGACGCTCGTCGTGCGCGGCGGACGAGAGCCGTACGGCGAAACGATTTTTGCGCGCGCGCGCGCGCTCGGGCTCGATATCGAAGACGCGCGCGCGGAGTCCCGCGAGCCGCAAGCGCTGTTGGAAAAACTTGCCGCGTCGACCGCACCGATCGTCAACATCCGCAGTTACGTTCCCGAAGAGCTGCTGTTCGCGCTGTATCATATCGCCGACGCGGTGCTGGCCAACAGCGGAAAGGAGCCGTTTGGTTTGGTCGGACTCGAAGTCATGGCGGCCGGAGGGTTAGCCGTGACGGGCTCGACCGGTGAAGACTACGCGCAGCAGTTCGAGAACGCGATCGTTTGCGATACCGGCGACGGCCGAGAACTGGCGGCGTATCTGGACGTTATCCTGGGCGACGCCGTGCTCGCACGCTCGATTCGCATCGCCGGCGAAGCCACTGCCGAGCATTTCACATGGCCGATCGTCCTCGACGTCTTAGCCCGTAAACTCGAGTTTTAG
- a CDS encoding sugar phosphate nucleotidyltransferase, translating into MKAVVMAGGEGSRLRPLTSSRPKPLAPVANKPVMHHIVDLLRRHGITEVVSTLHYLADEIENYFGDGSEMGIAMSYVVEDTPLGTAGAVKLAEPLLGKHRFLIISGDALTDIDLTELVEYHVKRGAAATIALQRVANPLEFGVVVTDEHGRITRFLEKPSWGEVFSDTINTGIYVLEPEVFEYMETGNNYDFSRDIFPSLLRDGKPLYGHVTSGYWSDIGNLQQYVQANYDALSGAVRVEIPGTEIRPGVWVGENARISADAHIQGPVCIGRNVTVEPGAVVEELTSVGASSIVAENARLHRAIAWEDVYVGENASLTGCTLADRVIVKDRVTVMEGAVIGRGSTLGSGATVPSNIKLWPDKSVAAGSIVSMSLIYGIKWPGSLFAADGVSGLANIEVTPEFALKLGQALGSVLRPGQNVMTSRDAHPASRLTNRCIIAGLLSVGVNVQDLRENPTPVSRYAVRTSGDAGVHTGISPHDPDQFLIEFFDSHGVNIDKNTERKVENIFFREDFRRTPMASVGTLSFPERIIEAYTSGFLDALKPQAITATNLRVVIDYAYGNASLILPRILSNLGIEMVALNAFFDNAKVLTFGQNRRKHLDQLSNVTTSLGATLGILLDQHGEALALVDDRGRIIEGSRLLALLTVLVASSVAEARIAVPVMAPTAIETVAEAYGASVIRTRTDRRSLMALAASAGDSLSFAAGANYELIFPEFQPVFDSLYGSAKIMELIASAGHPLSEIVDELPEWHLATRRDHCPWERKGQIMRRLLDETDGENVDLTDGIRVGREGGWVLVIPDASDPLFNVYAEGRSDDEAHKYVDEIATRIEELARG; encoded by the coding sequence GTGAAAGCAGTAGTTATGGCGGGTGGCGAGGGTTCGCGCCTTCGGCCGCTGACCTCGAGCAGACCTAAGCCGCTCGCGCCGGTCGCCAACAAGCCGGTGATGCATCATATCGTCGATTTGCTACGCCGGCACGGCATCACCGAAGTCGTCTCGACCCTGCACTACCTCGCCGACGAAATCGAAAACTATTTCGGCGACGGTTCCGAGATGGGGATCGCGATGTCGTACGTCGTCGAGGATACACCGCTGGGAACCGCGGGCGCCGTCAAGCTCGCCGAACCGCTGCTGGGCAAGCATCGCTTCCTCATCATTTCGGGCGACGCGCTTACCGACATCGATCTCACCGAGCTCGTCGAGTATCACGTCAAGCGCGGTGCGGCTGCGACCATTGCGCTGCAGCGCGTCGCCAACCCGCTCGAGTTCGGCGTCGTCGTCACCGACGAGCACGGCCGCATCACGCGCTTCTTGGAGAAGCCGTCGTGGGGCGAAGTCTTCTCCGACACGATCAATACCGGCATTTACGTGCTCGAGCCCGAGGTCTTCGAGTACATGGAGACCGGCAATAACTACGATTTCTCGCGCGACATCTTTCCGTCCTTGCTGCGCGACGGCAAACCGCTGTACGGTCACGTTACGAGCGGCTACTGGAGCGATATCGGCAATCTGCAGCAGTACGTGCAAGCCAACTACGACGCGCTTTCAGGTGCGGTTCGGGTTGAGATTCCCGGAACGGAGATTCGGCCGGGCGTATGGGTTGGTGAAAACGCTCGCATCTCCGCGGACGCCCACATTCAAGGACCCGTTTGCATTGGACGCAACGTGACGGTCGAGCCTGGCGCGGTCGTCGAAGAGCTGACGTCGGTCGGAGCCTCGTCGATCGTCGCGGAAAACGCGCGCCTGCATCGCGCGATCGCTTGGGAAGACGTTTACGTCGGCGAAAACGCGTCGCTGACCGGCTGCACGCTCGCCGACCGCGTCATCGTCAAAGATCGCGTGACGGTGATGGAGGGCGCGGTCATCGGCCGCGGCAGCACGCTCGGAAGCGGCGCGACGGTACCGTCGAACATCAAGCTTTGGCCCGACAAATCGGTCGCGGCCGGTTCGATCGTGTCGATGTCGCTCATCTACGGCATCAAGTGGCCGGGATCGCTCTTCGCCGCCGACGGCGTTTCGGGTCTGGCCAACATCGAAGTGACGCCGGAGTTCGCGCTCAAGCTCGGACAAGCGCTGGGATCGGTATTGCGTCCCGGACAAAACGTCATGACCAGCCGCGACGCGCATCCGGCGTCGCGCTTGACCAACCGCTGTATCATCGCCGGATTGCTCTCGGTCGGGGTCAACGTGCAGGATCTGCGCGAGAATCCGACGCCGGTCTCGCGCTATGCCGTGCGCACCTCGGGCGACGCGGGCGTGCATACCGGTATCTCGCCACACGATCCCGATCAGTTCTTGATCGAGTTTTTCGACTCGCACGGCGTCAACATCGACAAGAACACCGAGCGCAAGGTCGAGAACATTTTCTTCCGCGAAGATTTCCGCCGAACGCCGATGGCGTCGGTCGGGACGTTGAGTTTTCCCGAACGCATTATCGAAGCGTATACGAGCGGTTTCTTGGACGCGCTCAAGCCTCAAGCGATAACCGCCACCAATCTGCGCGTCGTCATCGACTACGCCTACGGGAACGCGTCGCTGATCCTGCCGCGCATCCTGAGCAATCTCGGGATCGAGATGGTCGCGCTCAACGCGTTCTTCGACAACGCGAAGGTGTTGACGTTCGGACAGAACCGGCGCAAGCACCTCGACCAGCTCAGTAACGTCACGACGTCCTTGGGAGCGACGCTCGGCATTCTGCTCGACCAGCACGGCGAGGCGCTCGCGCTCGTCGACGACCGCGGCCGCATTATAGAAGGAAGCCGGCTGCTGGCGCTGCTGACGGTTCTCGTCGCGAGCAGCGTCGCCGAAGCGCGGATCGCCGTCCCCGTGATGGCGCCCACGGCGATCGAGACGGTTGCCGAAGCGTACGGCGCGTCAGTCATCCGCACGCGCACCGATCGCCGCTCGCTGATGGCGCTGGCCGCCAGTGCGGGCGACTCACTGTCGTTTGCCGCCGGCGCCAACTACGAGCTGATCTTTCCCGAGTTTCAACCCGTCTTCGATTCGCTGTACGGCAGCGCCAAGATCATGGAGCTCATCGCGAGCGCCGGGCATCCGTTATCGGAGATCGTCGACGAGCTGCCCGAATGGCATCTCGCCACGCGGCGCGATCACTGCCCGTGGGAACGCAAAGGGCAAATCATGCGCCGGCTGCTCGACGAAACCGACGGTGAAAACGTCGATCTCACCGACGGCATTCGCGTGGGTCGCGAAGGCGGCTGGGTGCTCGTGATTCCCGACGCGTCGGATCCGCTCTTCAACGTTTACGCCGAAGGCCGCTCCGACGACGAAGCGCACAAATACGTCGACGAGATCGCAACGAGAATCGAAGAACTCGCCCGCGGCTAG
- the malQ gene encoding 4-alpha-glucanotransferase has translation MSAAFERLAELAGIQSSFADYFGKVTGVDDDTKRSLLVAMGFDVSSNASVAAAVDELEAQERNPPCVFLDQSQTDLPLGYHRDGQRTVIVAPSHCYLPTEMRDGRIWALATQLYGLRSERNWGVGDFTDLASLARLAGDAGARAIALNPLHELHPNEPLACSPYSPSSRSWLNSLYVDVAAVADFAESGQAGDYAPLRDGAMVDYGGAARAKRMAFEICFTSFRRRHLERPGDARAAAFRAFVRGGGEPLERLALYEALTEHFRALDANSFGWLQWPGSYQDPTSSGARAFVRARRDRVDFYLYLQWIADEQLRAAAASAASSGVGFYRDLAVGVDRNSADVWGDRETILESVSLGAPPDALNALGQNWGLPPLSPHALRAQGYAPLARLLRANMRHATILRIDHVMALRRAFWIPLGRAPRDGAYVNYRFDEMLAVVALESTLNRCTVVGEDLGTVPDGFRERMQETGILSSRLVYFERDYHTGRFAPPSSYPELAAASIGTHDLPPLAGWWTGDDLALRARIGLFPDETSARNATDERRHARFMLVEALEQNGCADAETARRLRADAETGPTLAVYDLLMPAVYRFLSKTPSRLAVVAIEDVMGQVDAINVPGTTDQHPNWRRKHIATLEELERTNLLKKIGSLFNNPSAQRFNDPGAPGFNDPGM, from the coding sequence GTGAGCGCGGCGTTCGAGCGTCTCGCCGAGCTCGCGGGCATCCAATCGAGCTTCGCCGACTACTTCGGAAAGGTTACAGGAGTCGACGACGACACCAAACGGTCGTTGTTGGTCGCGATGGGCTTCGATGTATCGTCGAACGCTTCCGTCGCCGCCGCCGTCGACGAACTCGAAGCACAAGAACGCAATCCCCCTTGCGTCTTCCTGGACCAATCGCAAACCGATCTTCCGCTGGGATACCATCGCGACGGCCAACGCACCGTGATCGTGGCGCCGTCGCACTGTTATTTGCCCACCGAGATGCGCGACGGACGCATTTGGGCACTGGCAACGCAGCTCTATGGCCTGCGCTCGGAGCGCAACTGGGGCGTCGGCGACTTCACCGATCTTGCTTCGTTGGCGCGACTCGCCGGCGATGCGGGCGCGCGCGCGATCGCGCTCAATCCCCTGCACGAACTCCATCCCAACGAACCGCTGGCGTGCAGTCCGTACTCGCCGTCGAGCCGCTCCTGGCTTAACTCGCTCTACGTGGACGTTGCGGCCGTTGCGGATTTTGCCGAGTCGGGTCAAGCCGGCGACTACGCGCCGCTTCGCGACGGAGCGATGGTCGACTATGGCGGCGCGGCGCGGGCGAAGCGCATGGCGTTCGAAATCTGCTTCACATCGTTTCGGCGCCGGCACTTGGAGCGCCCGGGCGACGCCCGCGCGGCTGCCTTTCGCGCGTTCGTGCGGGGCGGCGGCGAACCGCTCGAACGGCTCGCACTCTACGAAGCGCTCACCGAGCATTTTCGCGCGCTCGACGCAAACAGCTTCGGCTGGCTGCAGTGGCCGGGGTCGTACCAGGATCCCACGAGTTCCGGCGCCCGAGCGTTTGTCCGAGCACGCCGCGATCGGGTGGATTTCTACCTTTACCTGCAGTGGATCGCCGACGAACAGCTGCGCGCCGCGGCCGCGAGCGCCGCGTCGTCGGGTGTCGGCTTCTATCGCGACCTCGCCGTCGGCGTCGACCGCAACAGCGCCGACGTTTGGGGCGACCGCGAAACGATTTTGGAAAGCGTATCGCTCGGCGCACCGCCCGACGCGCTCAACGCCCTTGGGCAAAACTGGGGCTTGCCGCCGCTGTCGCCGCACGCGCTGCGGGCACAGGGATACGCGCCGCTGGCGCGGCTGCTGCGCGCGAACATGCGCCACGCCACGATTCTTCGGATCGATCACGTCATGGCGTTGCGGCGAGCGTTTTGGATACCGCTCGGCCGTGCTCCGCGCGACGGAGCGTACGTCAACTACCGGTTCGACGAGATGCTCGCCGTCGTCGCGCTCGAAAGCACGCTCAATCGCTGCACTGTCGTGGGCGAAGATCTCGGCACCGTCCCCGACGGCTTTCGCGAGCGCATGCAAGAGACTGGCATCCTCTCGTCGCGATTGGTGTATTTCGAGCGCGATTATCACACGGGCCGGTTTGCGCCGCCTTCGTCGTACCCCGAGCTCGCGGCCGCGAGCATCGGCACGCACGATCTGCCGCCGCTGGCCGGCTGGTGGACCGGTGACGATCTCGCGCTGCGCGCGCGCATTGGGCTGTTTCCCGACGAGACCAGCGCGCGCAACGCGACCGACGAGCGGCGCCACGCGCGCTTCATGCTCGTCGAAGCGCTCGAGCAGAACGGCTGCGCCGACGCCGAAACCGCCCGGCGGCTGCGCGCCGACGCGGAGACCGGGCCTACGCTCGCGGTCTACGATCTGCTGATGCCGGCCGTCTATCGCTTCCTCTCCAAGACGCCGTCGCGGCTGGCCGTCGTCGCGATCGAGGACGTGATGGGCCAGGTCGATGCGATCAACGTTCCGGGCACGACCGACCAGCATCCCAACTGGCGCCGCAAGCATATCGCCACCCTTGAAGAACTAGAACGAACGAATCTCCTGAAAAAAATCGGGTCACTTTTCAACAACCCAAGCGCGCAGCGTTTCAACGACCCAGGTGCGCCTGGTTTCAACGACCCAGGTATGTAG